The uncultured Cohaesibacter sp. genome window below encodes:
- a CDS encoding ABC transporter permease: MKRSGWLIRFFLERMQRLLWLVPLAMVGLFTLIRIAPVDPVQAYVGARVALVGPEQRQAIAQAWGLNDPIPEQFLRWLGHLLRGDLGDSMLFNAPVSEVIMARWPASLSLIGAAFVLAFVVGTSLGLIAAAYKGRWPDRIIRAFAVTLAVSPGFWLALLFIALFAVSLGWLPACCSAPPGLTLGEVTWGERLRHLILPAATVSIVGIAPLIMHTRARAGGFLEGAAARHLKAHGARDLPLLLGPGLRHALGPALTVHLAGAGELIGGSVLAESIFSWPGLGEATVRAAKGGDAPLLMGVALATLAMVFIGNLLADLAAHLLDPRLRNRPLGEVRRRRWGLSHESGPANMTGGQP; the protein is encoded by the coding sequence ATGAAACGGTCGGGCTGGCTGATCCGGTTTTTTCTTGAGAGGATGCAGCGTCTGCTGTGGTTGGTGCCACTGGCGATGGTGGGGCTGTTCACGCTCATCCGGATCGCGCCGGTTGATCCTGTGCAGGCCTATGTGGGCGCGCGCGTGGCTCTTGTCGGACCTGAGCAGCGGCAGGCGATTGCACAGGCCTGGGGGCTCAATGATCCCATTCCCGAGCAGTTTCTGCGCTGGCTGGGGCATCTGCTCCGTGGCGATCTGGGCGACAGCATGCTGTTCAACGCGCCGGTGAGTGAAGTGATCATGGCGCGCTGGCCAGCCTCACTTTCGCTGATCGGGGCCGCCTTTGTGCTGGCTTTTGTCGTCGGCACCTCGCTGGGGCTCATTGCCGCTGCCTACAAGGGACGCTGGCCGGACCGGATTATCCGGGCCTTTGCCGTCACCCTTGCTGTCAGTCCGGGTTTCTGGTTGGCGTTGCTCTTCATTGCCCTGTTTGCGGTCTCCCTTGGCTGGTTGCCCGCCTGCTGTTCCGCGCCTCCCGGTCTTACCCTTGGCGAGGTAACGTGGGGCGAGCGGCTACGTCATCTCATTCTGCCAGCGGCAACGGTGTCGATTGTCGGCATCGCGCCGTTGATCATGCATACGCGAGCGCGGGCCGGGGGCTTTCTGGAAGGGGCGGCCGCGCGGCATCTCAAGGCTCATGGGGCACGGGATCTGCCGTTGCTGCTCGGGCCGGGTTTGCGTCACGCCCTTGGTCCGGCGCTAACAGTGCATCTGGCCGGCGCCGGTGAATTGATCGGTGGGTCGGTGCTGGCAGAAAGCATTTTTTCATGGCCCGGGCTGGGCGAGGCAACCGTTCGCGCCGCCAAGGGGGGCGATGCTCCTTTGCTGATGGGCGTTGCCCTTGCAACGCTGGCGATGGTTTTCATCGGTAACCTTTTGGCTGATCTGGCCGCTCACCTGCTGGATCCACGGTTGCGCAACAGGCCACTGGGCGAGGTCCGGCGGCGGCGTTGGGGCCTCTCGCATGAGAGTGGGCCAGCTAACATGACCGGAGGGCAGCCATGA